The Pirellulales bacterium nucleotide sequence ACAGAAATTACAAGATAATATTGAAAATTATTTCTGTTTCTCTTAGAGTACTGATAATATCCAAGGTTCTGTAGCATGGTATTTCGCCTGTAAAATTGGGTCGCTGCAAGGTACGCCAATCCGATCATTTTTGGCAATAAACCCATATAATACATGGTATTATCCGTGGTGATTCCAGGGCATATCGTCAAAGGCCTTCCTGGGGAGAAAAACAGAGAAAACTTATGAAACCTATTGAAAAAGTGCTCTCAATCCGATACAGTTTGAAATAATATGGCAACTGCGGAAATTAAAAAACGTGCAGGCGTCTCGAATGGCGACGGACGAAAGTCGCGTTCGATAACTATTACGGAAGTCGCCAAACTTGCCGGTGTCTCGACCGCCACGGTTTCTCGGGTGATCAACAGCCACCCTCGCGTGTCACCCAACATTGCGAGGTTGGTATGCGAGGCCATGGCATCTCTCGAGTATGTGCCTTCGCCGCCGGAATATCGGCGGGGTCGGCGACCTGCAAGTAATAATAATCCTCAGGGGACGCCGCGGCTGGCCTTGTTTGCGTTGATGGTGCCCGAAGCTCGCTCAGCCTCCTATCCGTCGTTGCTCAGCGGCTTCTCAAACGCCGCCGCGAAAACGGGACGAGAGGTTACCGTCTGCGAAACGGAAAACTGCATCGAGCAACAGGCTGAAATGATTATTGAGCTCGTGAGTAAGAAAGTGGCCGGCGTGGCAATGGTGCCCACGACGATGAGCATGCCACAGGTTCATCAACTACAATTGCGCTATCTGCAAAAGGAGAATGTGCCCGTCGTGATGCTGCATCGTGGTGTCGAAGGAGTCAAGGCGCCGCTGATTGCATTGCCATTTGAAGAGATTGGTTATCGTGCCGCCCAACAATTGATCGATGCAGGGCATCGCCGCATCGCTTATCTCGCTCTGTCAAGCCCGTTCGTATTCAAACAGCATGTTGCTGGAATTCATCGCGCTCTGCAAGCGGTCGACAGCAACTTACCTGACGAATTGGCCCAAGACTGTGGAATACTAACACAGAAAGATATCGCCA carries:
- a CDS encoding LacI family DNA-binding transcriptional regulator; amino-acid sequence: MATAEIKKRAGVSNGDGRKSRSITITEVAKLAGVSTATVSRVINSHPRVSPNIARLVCEAMASLEYVPSPPEYRRGRRPASNNNPQGTPRLALFALMVPEARSASYPSLLSGFSNAAAKTGREVTVCETENCIEQQAEMIIELVSKKVAGVAMVPTTMSMPQVHQLQLRYLQKENVPVVMLHRGVEGVKAPLIALPFEEIGYRAAQQLIDAGHRRIAYLALSSPFVFKQHVAGIHRALQAVDSNLPDELAQDCGILTQKDIAKQMPALEATLRQILTEPLESRPTAIICSFDYLAECVLDLLRRWGVSVPAELSIVSFGGAWRPNILAEQLSAVTVDEREVGQLAVDILSRMIEGKLPIDQEYRRVTELGFHQGSTIAEPASSKRLTLFPNQP